Part of the Bacillus cereus group sp. RP43 genome is shown below.
CGATTGGCATTGCGAGAGTATTGATAGGAATAGTCGCTCCAGTAACGATTGATGTTATTAAAAATCCTGTCATAATTTTATTCTTCATTCCGTACACCTCTTCACTATTGTTTTTTACAATTTTAATCGTAAATGTTGTACAACCTAACGTTAGGATTTCATCACACACACTTGAGGATAGAAATTTTTTCGATAGAGTAATCGTATCTCGTTTTTTATTTATTTTTGATAGAATATAAGGACCTTACTTCCCCCTCATTTTAAACACTATGTTTTTCATAAGTAAACCTGAAAATCACATTGATTAAATTTAATTTTTCAGATATTTATTATTCTAATTTAAAAATATTATATTTAAAAAAGTTAAATACAAATTTCATTTCATAAAGTGAAATAATTATACTATGATAATTAAACATAAAAATTCTTTGATTCCCTTAAATCTATATGAATCCCTTACCTAAAAATGATTTCAATATAATTTAATAGTGATTAACACATATGTGTCTTTTATATGGATATGTAAAATTACATATCCATATAGGAGTATCTAGCTTAACTACTCCAAAATATTATTATCGTATACATAATAATCATATTGCTACGAACACCACAGGAGAAAATTTCCCACATGCACTTTAGGGGATAAATTGTCCATGAAATAATAATTTTCGCTTATATACTTACTATTCATTATAGGAATACAAAAAAGCGATTCTTTTCACATTAAAAAGAATCGCTTTCCAAGTTCATATTTTCAATTACATTAAATAAAGAATTGAGAGATTATCACCTAAGAGCCTTAACTATAACTTCAGCTGCCTCTGCAATTAGTTGATTATCATAGGTAGCCTCTTTCTCATCTTTACTAGATAAAATTGCGATGATAATGGGTGCTCTATTCGGAGGCCAAACGATAGCAATATCATTTCGTGTCCCATAACTTCCAGCTCCTGATTTATCTCCAACTACCCAGTCAGTTGGTACGCCTGCACGAATAAGTTTGTCTCCTGTAGCATTTCCTTTCATCCACTCTGTAAGAATTTTACGTTTATCAGCTGGAAGTGCATTTCCGACCGTAAAAGCCTTAAGATTGGTAGCAATTGCTTTCGCTGTACTAGTGTCACGAATGTCTCCTGGAATAGCCTCGTTTAACTCTGTCTCAAAGCGATCAGCCATAGTAACCCGATCACCCATCTGTCTAAGCGCTTTTTCATATCCCTTAGGTCCGCCTATTTTATGAAATAAAATGTTACCTGCAGTATTATCACTGGAACGAACAGCAGCCTCAGCAATTTCTCCTAGTACCATTCCGGTATCTACATGTTTCTCAGTAACAGGTGAATATTCCACTAAGTCGTCTTTCGTATAAGTGATAACTTCATTTAATTTCTCAATTGAGTTTTGCTGTAGCAATACTCCTGCCGCTAATGCCTTGTAGGTTGATGCAAAGGCAAATCTTTCGTTAGGTCGATAAGCAATTGTTCGATTAGTACCAGTATCAATAGCATACACACCTAATCGAGCATCAAATTTTTTCTCAAGTTGAGAGAATTCTTTATACGTCGCATGATTTTTATGTTTAACTGGTCCGGTCTTTTCTTTCGCTTCAACTTGCAATGCCCCTCCTGTAAAAGCTTCTAGACTTGTAAGACTTAAACCTAATATACCAACGCATATACCTATTTTTAGCATCCTCTTGTTTTTCAAAATCATCATTCCTTTCAAATTTTCAATACTGAAAACAAGTAGTAAATTCAATGCACTGTATCCTATTTGAAGACTTGTTTTTATACGTACACATAATAGACCATCTAAGAAACAAGTTTGTTCCATAAATTTAAAACCTTTTTAACTAGTAGCCAAGATATTAACAAAGGTAAGAGATAGCAACTATGATAGCTGCTATCTCTTATTTCAAATCTTCCTTTTTCTTTAACTTATAAAGGCTTTTATATAAACAGGGTCTCTTCCCCTGAGAAAAGTGCACAAATTTTACTAATTTTGATTCGAACTATCTGTACTAGCAGCTTCACCATGTATACGTTGCTTTTTTAAATCAAAGTATACATCTAAAATTTCCTTTCCAATTATAGAATTAATTCCATTTTTATCATCATGAAGCCATGGGACTACTACAGAAAATGCTACTTCTGGATTATCATATGGAGCATATCCAACTAATGTTAAGTTGTAACATTCCATACGTTCTCCTTTTGCATTTCTACCAATTGGATCATCTCCACCATATACAGTTTGAGCTGTCCCTGTCTTTCCTGCTGGTTTGTATGGAGCATTTTTGAAATACTTCACGCCAGTTCCATCACCTTCTTGGAATACCCATCTAAAGCCTTCTTTTATCCGATCAATATGTTCTTTCTTCATATCAACTCGATTTAATACGACAGGCTCTATAGATCGTATAACTTTGCCAACTTCCTCTTCTTTTATTGATTGTTCTCTTATTTCTTGTACAATTTGGGGTTGCATTCTATATCCACCGTTAGCAATAGTTGAAATATATTGTGCCAATTGCAATGGCGTATAAGTATCATACTGACCAATAGAAAAATCTAGTAAAAACCCAGGTTGACTGTCTACTTTTCTAGTTTGCCCAATTATTTCATTCGGTAAATCAATACCTGTTGGTACCCCTAAACCAAATTGTTTAAAATAATAACGCATCTTATCAAATGCTTCTTGTTTAATATCCAATGAACCATTCGGTACGTAATTAACTCCCGCAATTTTTAAAGCTGTCTGGAACATATATACATTCGAAGATACTTGTAAAGCTCGTAAATCATTAATATTACCAAATCCGGATACATTCCATGATTTCTTGGCTTGTGTACCTTTAAATTTCATCGGCGCATCATAAAATTGATCTCCTGGCTGTATTGCCCCTGTCTCATATCCAGTTAATAACGTTGCGCCTTTTACAGCTGACCCTAGCTCATACGAAGTTGTCATGTTACCTAATGCCAAATCCTCAATCTCTATTTTCCCTTCTTTTTCTACAATCTTTTTGCCTGCCATAGATAAAATCTGTCCGTTATTTGGATTTGTCATGACGACAAACGCTCGGTCCAACAGTGGCTCTGAACTCTTAAAAGCTCTCAAATTTTTCTCTATACTTTCTTCCACTTTCTTTTGTAATTCCATATCAATCGTTAATGTTAAACTATTACCACTTTTTCCTTTAGAGATTATTTCTGCGCTAACAATGTTTCCTGATTTATCAGTAATGTTTTTCACTTCTTCTTTTGTGCCGTGTAATACATCTTCATATCGTTGTTCAATATAACTTTTTCCTACACGATCATTACGGTTATATCCACGTACCAAATAAGAATCTAAGTTTTCTTTCGGTAGTCCTTCTTCACTACTTGTAATATTACCTAACACGGAACGAAATAAATTACCATTTACATAATTACGTTCCCAATCAACTGTTGTATCTACTCCTGGAAACTCCGCAAGGTTTTCACTTATCCGCGCATATTCTTGATCTGTCACATCTTTTTTAATAATTTGTGGTGTCAGTTGATAACCTGAACTCATTTTACTTTTAATAGCTAACACCTTTAAATCTTGTGCTGTTAATTCTGCCAATTCTACTTCTGTAACGCGACTTCGTCTTAAGTCTTGAATTTTTTTGTCTAGTTCTTTTCCCTCTATTCCCTTTTCTTTAAACTTTCCTATATCTTTTTTAGTAATTTTTGATTCCGCACGTTTCGTATTCAATTGCATCCAGAAATCTTTTTTATCGATATCGGTTAACTTATTTATATCTTGTTCGGGCATTTCAAGTACTTTCGCCAATTCTTTTGCTGTTTTTAAAATATCTTCACTCGTAATCCCCTTCACCCTTGTATACGTAATTGTGCGAAGAGATTTATTATTAACGACCGTTTTCCCTTCTCGATCTAGAATTTGTCCACGTGGAACTGGTATACTAGTTGTTTCATTTTGACTGTTTTCCACTTGGTTCTTATAAGCCTCTCCCTCAACGATTTGTACTTTTCCTAGCTGCATAATAATAGCTGAGAATAGTACAAATATGCAAAGGAACATTATATTCAATCGAATAGATATATATGTCTTCTGTTTCTTTACTTTTTGTTCTTTCATAAATCCTCCATATAATTCTTCCGGAAATCCTCACTAATATTTAGTAAATAAATATACTAAAAGCATTCCCTATATATTAGAAACCACTATTCAGTTATAATAGTGTCTTATCTTTTTTGTTAAATCCTTGTAAGCATCCATTCCTTTGGGTTTAGCCGCGTAATTGATAAATCTCCCTTCCTGTTTTTTTTCTTTATTTTTTTGTCGCCTGCATTAGAAATGCTAAACTGTATAATGACTCATATTAAACTTACACATAGACTTACTATTAACATGTACTTTTTTTCATACTGATTGTTCCTTTCTTCATGCTGTAATACTTAATAGACAATCTAAATCATAAAGTTGTTCCACATTTACAAAAAAAATAATTAACTATAAGATAGAATAGGCTAAATAAGGGAGGGCTTTATGTTACATACGAAAATAAAAAGATGGAGATTTTTATTGGTTCTTTCCATTGTAGGTGTGATTTCACTAATTTTATTAAGAATCAATTTCATTTCAATTACTATCGCAACTTCTTCAGCTGAAAGAGGAAAAATTCTTGATCAAAATGGTGTAATACTAGCTACAAATAAAAAAGTAAAATCTCTGTATTGCACCTCTAATCATGAGGAGTTAGCGAATCAAGATACATCGAATACATTAGCTTTTTTCAATCAATTTTCAACCAATTTTCAACATGAGATTTCTGCAGAGGACATAAAATCACAATTACAACAATCCTGTAATAAGCAGACTATGAATGAAATATCCTTATACTCTGATATAAATGAAAATGAAATTTCATTCATAAACAAGAATAAACCTAAAAATGTAGTGATCAAAGACGAATTCATTCGATATTATCCAAAGAACGAAATTGCTTCACAAGTAATTGGGTATGTAGAAAATGACCTTAATTCTAAAAATGTACCTGTTGGTAAAAGTGGGATTGAGTTTCAATATGAAAATGATTTAAAAGGAAAGCCAGGAAAAACTCTTATTTTTAAAATTAAAAATAAGAAATTCTTATGGAACATCCAAACAGTACAAAAGGGAAAAGATGTCAGGCTAGCTATAGACTCTAAGTTACAGCAAAAAACAGAGGAAGCACTAAGATCTCAAATTAAGAAAGTACCTGATGCTAATGCTGGTTATGCAGTAGTAACCGATGTAAAAACTGGTGCAATTTTAACTATGGCCAACTCGGCAGTTTTTGATCCAAATATATTACATACACATGTATTATCTAAAAAAGAAAACATTAAATCACTTTCGCAAAATAAAGCAATTCAAAAATTAAAGTATGGGGAATCTTATGTAAATATGGCCTCTACTATAAAGCCACTTACTATTTTAATTGGATTAAACGAAAAGCTTTTTCAACCTGAGGATACATATTTGGATAATGGTAGTTTTCAGTATGATAATCAAAATAACATTACTAATGCTCCTGGAACACCCACAGGTGAAATTACACCGAGTCAAGCTATCATTAATTCATCTAATACATTTATGACAGCAAAAGTAGCTCTCCCCTTATTCAACCGGAATAATGGGAATATAGAAAAAGTAGCAAATATATGGACAGATTATTTAAAGCAATTTGGCCTCCGCTCTAAAACTGGTATTGATTTACCCTTTGAAGAAGACGGAGAATATGAATTTCATCCATCTAATAAGTTTGAAAATGGAATCTCTGCTTTATTAAATGCATCTTGGGGAGGAAATGAAGTACACACCCCTCTTCAACTTGCTCAATATGCAGCAACTTTGGCAAGTAAAGGTGATAAATATAAACCTCAAATCGTAAGTGCTATTATTGGTCAGGACGGTAAGGAAACAAAAAAGTTTAAACCAATCTTAGAAAGTTCAAATCGTTATCCTATGAAATTTTGGAGTGTCGTGCAAGGTGGGATGAGTCAAAATATACAGGAGATTAAAAACTTGCCCTTTGATGTCGCGGGTAAAACAGGGATAACTGGCTCTCCGAACGAGCAAGAAAGAATGATAAATCATTCTCTTTTCATTGCATATGCTCCTACCGAAGATCCAAAAATTGCTATTTCTGTCGTTATTCCTGGTAGTAATTCGGAAAAAAACATTGCTGCTCTCGTTACATCAGAAATTTTAAAGTCTTGGAATACACTTCAAAAGGAGGATAAAGATAAAGAGGAAGGTTCATTAAAGTGAACCTTCCTCTTTTACCATATAGATTCTATATTCGTTATTTTCCATATACCTTCATGATTCTTTTCGAACATGAAAGAATATTTAATATCAGTTAAAACATACTTTTTTTGTACATATCCAGTAGTATTACCGTTAATAGTCGATATTTTTATATATCCATCATTTTGCACTTTTTCCGGGATCCAAGCTTTTACCATTTCATTAGATACTTCATATAAAACTTGTGATTCTCGTTGTGGTTCAGCTAAAATTTTCGTTTTATTTCCAGTAACAGTTACATATATAAAATGTTCTTGCTTTGATTGATTACTTTCTGTCGATCCACTTGGCACTTTGTAGACTTTCTTCGTATCATTCACAAATTCTCCCCCCATTGTAAGAGCAACTTGCAACTCATGAAAAATATCTTCATCAAACTTCAATTCATCCTTCTTATAAGTCTTCCCTTTAAATAGAACTTCATCATTTAACACTCTATACAGGTCATTTTCATTTTTTGAATTTGTACTTCGATATAAATCATTCATAAATTGTTTTAATGATGGATCTTGAGCAGACTCATCTTTTGTTTTCGGCTTAATTTGAGTACTACTTTGTACCGGTGATTTATTATCATCAAGCCAAGGTTGTTGAACAATAAAAAATAACATTGTACAAACAAAAACAACTACAATAGGCAATACTTTTTTACGAAATGGTCTCTTGTGTGTTACAGAATCTACTTCACTATTTTGGTATATCGATTGCTTTATTTTATAAATAAATTCCTCTTCATCTTTACGATGCTCCATCGGGCCGTTTTTTAATTTCCTATACCAGTCAGGGTTTTTTTTACTGTTCATCATTTCTACCCTCCCCTATTAGTTTTGAAACCTTACTTCTCGCTCGGCTTAATCTAGATTTGACTGTTCCAATTGATACACCTAATGTTTCAGCCATTTCTTCATAAGATAATTCATATTTCGCGTCCAATATTAGTATTTCGCGGTGTTTTTTAGGTAGTTTTAATACAACCTCCCACACATCATTCATTTCCTCTTGATTAAAAAATTCTTGTTCTGCCGATGGAGATTGCTTATCATCACTAAAAAATCCCACTAAAGATATCCTTTTAAAATAAGAGGATTTCAAATAGTTTATTGCCGTATTTCTTGTAATTTTTAATATCCACGTTTTAATAGATGACTCTTTTCGAAATGAATGCCAATGTTTAAAAACCTTTATAAATACATCTTGCGTGATGTCATCTGATAAGTGTGGATCTTTCGTAATAATAAATGAATAATTCCATACATCTTGCCAATAGTCTTTTATAACATAGTCAAGCTCATCATGATTACATTTTTCAATAAACTTCTGTTCCATTTCCACACCTCAAACTTATTTGAATAAACATAAAACTGCCCTCACTTTTAATATGGTTTCAATATATAGACATGATACAAGTTTCATTTGTTCCATTGTTTATCTTTTTTTTGATAAAAGAATCCTCCTGAAAAATGTAAAGGTATGCAATACATTTCATTACATAATCACCTTTACATCCTCTTCGATGACAGACTCTATATTCAGCCCGTACTTGCAAATAATGAAAATGATGCCATATCAACTTTCTAGAGCCACAATAACATAGAAAAAGCATTCTCAATTAGGGAGAATGCTTTTTTTAAAACTTAATTATTCTTTGTTTTGCCCAATTTATACCATTGAGTTAAGCATACATATAATAAATTTAGTAAAAGATTTTACCTTATACTTAAGTGTTATTTCTGAAAAATATGTTTTACTTTTTCGCCGGGAACATTACTCCCCCCTCTTCCTTTTACATCTTCAATCATCATGGTAACAATCATGTCTGGCGCATTTGCATCAAAAGCTGCAAACCATCCAAGTTCTTTTCCGTCTGCTTCTTTCGACTCTTTCAGCTCTGCTGTACCGGTTTTACCAGCAAGAGTTATACCATCAACCTTAGCAATTCTCCCCGCGCCATCAGGGTCATTAATGACTTTTATTAATGCACTTTTTAATATCTCTTGATTCTTTTTAGAAACCACATTTTCTTTCCAATTCTCCGCTACTTTGGCTTCTTTTAAAAGATGAGGCGATGGAATATTCCCTTCATTCACAATCGGTGCATATGTTAATGCTAAATGAAGTGGTGTCATTAATACTTGTCCTTGTCCATATCCCGTATCTGCTAGTTGAATATCGTTTTTTATCCCATCTTTTGCAATTGTTGAAATAGGAAATTCGTATTCGATTGGTAGTTTTTCATGAAATCCGTATTTCTTAAATTCATTTACATACTGATCTTTCCCCATTTTCAAAGCTTGTTGAGCAAAATAAATATTATCAGAGTACTTCATTGCCTTATCAAAATCAATTGGACTAGCTTCCTTCACACGTGTTACATAATAATTTCCCCACGATGAATCTTTTGTCCATTTTAATCCTTGAATTTTAAATTCTTCTTTAGGATTTATTGTTTTCGTTTCCAAACCAATTGCACCTGTAATCGTTTTAAATACAGAACCTGGTACAAATGCTTGTGTGAAACGATTCGTCATTGGCAGTTTCGAGTCGTTATTCCATGCTTCTCGTTGGGCTTTTGATGCTCCTCTAACTATCGTATTTGGATTATAAGCAGGGCTACTTACAAGTGCAATTGTTTCACCCGTTTTAGGATTGACCGCTGCACTAGATCCTGCTTCATTTTTCATCTCATTAAAGATTTTTTCTTGAATTGCAGCATCAATTGTTAACGTAACATTTTCCCCTTCTTTTGCTTCTTTTTTTGCTAAGTTTTTAATCTCTTTCCCGTTCTCATCTTCCATAAATACGCGTCCACCCTTTTCACCACGCAATTTATTCTCTAATACTTTCTCTAAACCTGTCTTACCCACTAAATCATCTGCTTGATAACCTTTTTTTTGAAGCGATTTTAACTCCTCTGCATTTACCTTTCCTATATATCCCGTTAAGTGTGCCGCTGCTTCTCCTAATGGATACGTACGAATATTTACTGGGCGAGATGAAACTCCTTCTAATTCAATATAATCATTCTGTCTGGTTCCCTCTTTTAAAATACCAATTGGTACAAGGGAATCTGGTTTTATCCATTTCGCTGCGAGCTTCTGATCGACCTCTTCTGTAGACATATCAAGTAATTGTGCTACTATTTCTTTCGTTTGCGCTGCCGTTTCACCTAGTTTCTCTGGAATAATTCCAACCTCAGACGCTTTACCATTCGTTGCAAGCCCTTTTCCATTTCGATCATATATTTCTCCGCGTTTTCCTTGCTCTGTTTGCATACGTACTTTGTAATCTTTTTTCATACCTGGGAAAATGAAGTCTGGTGTCCAATCTATTTTCCAAGATTCCTTATCTTTCACGAGTTTTGCTTCATGGATGAATGAAACTGTTCCTCCATCCGTATCCATTTTAACTTCAAAAAGAAAACGTTCTTTATCTTTAGTATTCTCTTCTTTCGTTTTAATTTTTAAATTCTCAACTCCAATACCTTCATAGATTTTTTCATATTTCTCTGTGAAATCCTTTTTAGAAATCGTTTTTTTTGCATGTTCTGATAAACGATCATACATATCTGCAAATTTTTTATCATTCCATAAATTGATATATTCTTCAAATGCTTGTTTTGGCGGTTCGTTTTTATTACATCCTACCAACATAACTCCAAAACAAAAGAAAAACAGCATCCATAATTTTTTCAATTCAATCTACTCCTTTAGTTATAAATGATTGTTCCTTTCTTAAAATATTAAATAAAAATGTTTTAACGCTTAATAGACAGTATAAGTAATGAAATAGTTCCACATTTGCAAAAAGAATTAACTTTATTGTTAAGCTGCATTCAAAAAGGGAAGATTTTAAGATTCTTACAAACGAAAGAAGCGAATATATTTAGCGAACATTATCATTATTAGTGTTGCTTTGACAATTTTATTTCAGTTACTAATACTACTTCTTTAGTTGAAAGAGGTAGTATTTTTGATCATAATGGTAATGGTTCGATCTCATCCAAAGTATTTTCACAGAAAAAAGGGTTCTGGTGCAAACACTCCACAACGTTTGTAAGTAACCTTCTAGACTTGGACATACTGATACTAGTACTCTAAAAAAGGACGTAATCAGCCTGGACTAATCTTATTAACAGTAAGATGGTACCTGCCGTACAATTTAAGCTTTCGAAGAAAATGGGTAAATTGCGATAAATTCAATAATATAAAGGTTTCAAATGTGAACTGATATTTAATAGTTTACATCGAGATTTATTTCATTCATCAAGGTTTGCTTTAGTAAATGAAAAGGATAGTTAGCCCTCATAATGGACTAACTATCCTTTTATTATTTTTTTCTTGACTTAGAGTTCACTCTAACCATTATAATCAACTCATAGTTCATTCACGATAAAATCAATTGGATAAAATTCAGGAGGGATCGGAAAAGCTAAAATCAAAAGTGGCTGACATTAACGCAGACCTGGATGTTGTTATTCGAACTTTCGATTTATCTGTTACTACAATTGTACGTTAAGTTACTATTTAAATAAAAACCACCGATTTCCTGTACGTTAAGAAGTCAGTAATTCTTGTTATTTTTTCCTTATTTCGTTTTCTCTTAATAGTCGTAAATCTTCTATAATATATTTAGTGCATATAAAAGAGACGGAACCATAAAATCAGCAAATTAGAAAATAAAACAGGATGGGAGTCAGTTATTATGGAACAATCAAATAAAGCGTTTAGCGAGGCATTAGTAAAATCGTTAAGAGGAGAACGCGGACATCTTCCCATCAAGAATGCTTTGTCGGATATAGACGTGGCGCTTGCGGGAAAACGCAGAGAGGAACTGCCTTATTCTATTTATCAATTAGTGAAACACATGACCTACTGGCAAGATTTTCTCTTATTATCCGCTCAGGGGAAGAAGCCTGCATTGCCTGTCCATGTAAAAGAGAGCTGGCCTGAAGAAAAATGTCCTGGCAGTGAGGAAGAGTGGCAACAGATTATTCAGTATTTTCTTCAGGGGATTGAACAGGCATGCGCGATTGCCCAAACTGTTCAATTGGACAAAACATTGGAAGAATGGCCTGGTGAAACCCCGGGCGGTGTTCTACGCAATATTGCATCTCACAACTCCTACCATTTAGGAGAAATTGTGCTGATTCGCAGATTATTTAGTGCTTGGCCACCGCCAACAGGCGGATATCCGGCCTAAACAAAGAAAGGGTTCCAACCCATGCCCATTAACTTAAGATTTTGAATTACCCCCAAAACGAAATTTTTACCACTTTACAGTTATTTATGAGAATTAAATTCATTTTTTTCATTACTGGGGAACAACCATTTTTTTAACTTGATGGAGAAAGGGTACAAAAACAAAAATTTCATCTCCGAAAAAAATAAAAAAAACGATTGCTTGGATCCTAAGAGGCAATCGTTTTTTCTTTTTAAGCTGTTTGTAATGACCAATTACAGGTTTAAAATATTATTTAGTGTTATTTCTGTTTTCCAAAACCTTCTCCATATTATTAGTCGCCCATTCCTTCACTAATAGGATAATTGGACATAGTGACTCTCCAAGTTTTGTTAATAAAATATCAACCATCTTTCTCATACAATCTTGCATACTACAACTTTCTAATATAACGGATCCAATTCTTTCACAAAAACAAAAAACTGCTGGAATACCTCAACAGTTTTTTAATCGTTAAAACTAATCTGTCTTGTAGCATAATACATTTTGAAAAAATATGAACTTCCTTAAGGGATTTTCATCAGCTGCTATTCATTTCCTATTA
Proteins encoded:
- the bla gene encoding class A beta-lactamase Bla1 yields the protein MKGMMILKNKRMLKIGICVGILGLSLTSLEAFTGGALQVEAKEKTGPVKHKNHATYKEFSQLEKKFDARLGVYAIDTGTNRTIAYRPNERFAFASTYKALAAGVLLQQNSIEKLNEVITYTKDDLVEYSPVTEKHVDTGMVLGEIAEAAVRSSDNTAGNILFHKIGGPKGYEKALRQMGDRVTMADRFETELNEAIPGDIRDTSTAKAIATNLKAFTVGNALPADKRKILTEWMKGNATGDKLIRAGVPTDWVVGDKSGAGSYGTRNDIAIVWPPNRAPIIIAILSSKDEKEATYDNQLIAEAAEVIVKALR
- a CDS encoding penicillin-binding protein 2; amino-acid sequence: MKEQKVKKQKTYISIRLNIMFLCIFVLFSAIIMQLGKVQIVEGEAYKNQVENSQNETTSIPVPRGQILDREGKTVVNNKSLRTITYTRVKGITSEDILKTAKELAKVLEMPEQDINKLTDIDKKDFWMQLNTKRAESKITKKDIGKFKEKGIEGKELDKKIQDLRRSRVTEVELAELTAQDLKVLAIKSKMSSGYQLTPQIIKKDVTDQEYARISENLAEFPGVDTTVDWERNYVNGNLFRSVLGNITSSEEGLPKENLDSYLVRGYNRNDRVGKSYIEQRYEDVLHGTKEEVKNITDKSGNIVSAEIISKGKSGNSLTLTIDMELQKKVEESIEKNLRAFKSSEPLLDRAFVVMTNPNNGQILSMAGKKIVEKEGKIEIEDLALGNMTTSYELGSAVKGATLLTGYETGAIQPGDQFYDAPMKFKGTQAKKSWNVSGFGNINDLRALQVSSNVYMFQTALKIAGVNYVPNGSLDIKQEAFDKMRYYFKQFGLGVPTGIDLPNEIIGQTRKVDSQPGFLLDFSIGQYDTYTPLQLAQYISTIANGGYRMQPQIVQEIREQSIKEEEVGKVIRSIEPVVLNRVDMKKEHIDRIKEGFRWVFQEGDGTGVKYFKNAPYKPAGKTGTAQTVYGGDDPIGRNAKGERMECYNLTLVGYAPYDNPEVAFSVVVPWLHDDKNGINSIIGKEILDVYFDLKKQRIHGEAASTDSSNQN
- a CDS encoding penicillin-binding transpeptidase domain-containing protein translates to MLHTKIKRWRFLLVLSIVGVISLILLRINFISITIATSSAERGKILDQNGVILATNKKVKSLYCTSNHEELANQDTSNTLAFFNQFSTNFQHEISAEDIKSQLQQSCNKQTMNEISLYSDINENEISFINKNKPKNVVIKDEFIRYYPKNEIASQVIGYVENDLNSKNVPVGKSGIEFQYENDLKGKPGKTLIFKIKNKKFLWNIQTVQKGKDVRLAIDSKLQQKTEEALRSQIKKVPDANAGYAVVTDVKTGAILTMANSAVFDPNILHTHVLSKKENIKSLSQNKAIQKLKYGESYVNMASTIKPLTILIGLNEKLFQPEDTYLDNGSFQYDNQNNITNAPGTPTGEITPSQAIINSSNTFMTAKVALPLFNRNNGNIEKVANIWTDYLKQFGLRSKTGIDLPFEEDGEYEFHPSNKFENGISALLNASWGGNEVHTPLQLAQYAATLASKGDKYKPQIVSAIIGQDGKETKKFKPILESSNRYPMKFWSVVQGGMSQNIQEIKNLPFDVAGKTGITGSPNEQERMINHSLFIAYAPTEDPKIAISVVIPGSNSEKNIAALVTSEILKSWNTLQKEDKDKEEGSLK
- a CDS encoding SH3 domain-containing protein is translated as MNSKKNPDWYRKLKNGPMEHRKDEEEFIYKIKQSIYQNSEVDSVTHKRPFRKKVLPIVVVFVCTMLFFIVQQPWLDDNKSPVQSSTQIKPKTKDESAQDPSLKQFMNDLYRSTNSKNENDLYRVLNDEVLFKGKTYKKDELKFDEDIFHELQVALTMGGEFVNDTKKVYKVPSGSTESNQSKQEHFIYVTVTGNKTKILAEPQRESQVLYEVSNEMVKAWIPEKVQNDGYIKISTINGNTTGYVQKKYVLTDIKYSFMFEKNHEGIWKITNIESIW
- a CDS encoding sigma-70 family RNA polymerase sigma factor, which translates into the protein MEQKFIEKCNHDELDYVIKDYWQDVWNYSFIITKDPHLSDDITQDVFIKVFKHWHSFRKESSIKTWILKITRNTAINYLKSSYFKRISLVGFFSDDKQSPSAEQEFFNQEEMNDVWEVVLKLPKKHREILILDAKYELSYEEMAETLGVSIGTVKSRLSRARSKVSKLIGEGRNDEQ
- a CDS encoding penicillin-binding transpeptidase domain-containing protein; translated protein: MKKLWMLFFFCFGVMLVGCNKNEPPKQAFEEYINLWNDKKFADMYDRLSEHAKKTISKKDFTEKYEKIYEGIGVENLKIKTKEENTKDKERFLFEVKMDTDGGTVSFIHEAKLVKDKESWKIDWTPDFIFPGMKKDYKVRMQTEQGKRGEIYDRNGKGLATNGKASEVGIIPEKLGETAAQTKEIVAQLLDMSTEEVDQKLAAKWIKPDSLVPIGILKEGTRQNDYIELEGVSSRPVNIRTYPLGEAAAHLTGYIGKVNAEELKSLQKKGYQADDLVGKTGLEKVLENKLRGEKGGRVFMEDENGKEIKNLAKKEAKEGENVTLTIDAAIQEKIFNEMKNEAGSSAAVNPKTGETIALVSSPAYNPNTIVRGASKAQREAWNNDSKLPMTNRFTQAFVPGSVFKTITGAIGLETKTINPKEEFKIQGLKWTKDSSWGNYYVTRVKEASPIDFDKAMKYSDNIYFAQQALKMGKDQYVNEFKKYGFHEKLPIEYEFPISTIAKDGIKNDIQLADTGYGQGQVLMTPLHLALTYAPIVNEGNIPSPHLLKEAKVAENWKENVVSKKNQEILKSALIKVINDPDGAGRIAKVDGITLAGKTGTAELKESKEADGKELGWFAAFDANAPDMIVTMMIEDVKGRGGSNVPGEKVKHIFQK
- a CDS encoding DinB family protein — encoded protein: MEQSNKAFSEALVKSLRGERGHLPIKNALSDIDVALAGKRREELPYSIYQLVKHMTYWQDFLLLSAQGKKPALPVHVKESWPEEKCPGSEEEWQQIIQYFLQGIEQACAIAQTVQLDKTLEEWPGETPGGVLRNIASHNSYHLGEIVLIRRLFSAWPPPTGGYPA